The sequence CCAGAGCCGCCAGTTCGTCCACTCTGCCCCAGCGGAAGTCTTGCCCAGCCTGCTGCAACTTGGCACGCATCCCTGACAAATTGGTATAATGGCGTAGCCGGGATCGAAGCGGCGCATTGGCAACCCGCGGCTGATCAGGGTCGATCTCCCACGGGTGAAAGTAGAAAATCGCGCCATGTCCGTCATCGCGCTGCATCTTCCTGATCGAGCGCTCATATAAGGCATAAGGCAAAAGCCGGAAAAACCCGCCTCCGCCTGCGGCGAACGTGCGGTTACCAAGCTTGACCGTGGTCACCGGCAATTCGATGAAATCGGACTGCTCGACGGGCTTCCAGGCAAAGCGCGGCGACCCTGCCCAGCCATAATGATCATGACGGATCGGCGCGACACTGGAGGAATAGGCATAGCCTTCTTCAGCCAATATCTTGTGCGCCCACGGGGTCCGCTGGTCGATGGAAAAACTGGGAGCTCGATAGCCGATGACCTGCTGGCCGGACGTATCCTCGATTATCTTGCGGCTGCGGTCCAGATCGGTCCGGAACTGTTCGGGCGACAGGGTGAACACGCGGGCATGGTCATAGCCGTGATTGGCGATTTCATGACCGGCGTCGGCTATCCGCCGCATGAGGGCCGGATAGCGCTCCGCGACCCACCCCAATATGAAAAAGGTCGCCTTGATGCCTGCTTCTTCGAACAGGGCCAGCACCTCATTGGTGTTATGTTCTACCCGATGCTCGAGCTGATCCCAATCGGCACGATCGATGACCGTTTCGAAGGCTCCCACCTGAAACCAGTCCTCGATATCGACCGACATGGCGTTGAGCAAAGCATCCGCTTTTCTCGCCCTGGCGAAAGGTTCAGGCCGCGCGTCCCGCATTGACATAGCTTTCCTTGCTCCGGACATCGCTCTCGACCCATTGCACAAGCAACGTCAAGACGCGGTGCAGATTTTCTTCCTGGTCGTTCATGCGCGTTTCCATCCGCGACAGACGCTTTGCCATGATATCGATCTGCTGTGCCATCGCCTTGTCGGAAGCTGCCGGAGCCACAGCAGACTCGGCGGGCTTCGCTTGGGATGCAATCCGCGTTCCGGCAGCCTGCGCGGCCGATTCCGTTGGCGCTTGCGGAGGACGAAGGTTGACCACTTCATGCTCCGTCGCGGACGCCGGTTCGGGCGCGGGAACGGGGGCCGGCGCGCTGACAGGTGCATCTGTGCTCGCAGTCTGGGCCTTCTTGGGCTTTTCCCACAAAGGGTTCTTGGGCTCGGCAGTTGCTGTCGGCGGAGCGGCAATTTCCACGTCTTCGCCATTCAGATCGGCAATCACCCGTTCGACCATCGGCTGGTCGATCATCTCGGCATGCTCGATCGCCCCCATCAGCAATATCCGGCTCATCAAGGCGTTGATCTTGCGGGGCACGCCATCGGTTTCGGAGTAAAGCAGCCGAAATACGCTGGATGTGATTTTCGGGCGTCCCGACCAACCGCTTTTGGACAAGCGATGCGTGACATAAGGTTCGATCTCTTCTGCATCCATCGGTTCAAGATGGTGGTGCGCGATGACCCGCTGCCGCAATTGCTCCAGCTGGTTGGAGTTCTGCAACATATCGCGAAATTCCGGCTGGCCGAGCAGAAATATCTGCAGCAGAGCCTGGCCGCCAAGCTGGAAATTGGACAGCATCCGCAATTCCTCCAGCGCACCCGCTGGAAGATTTTGCGATTCGTCCACGATCAGCAGACAGCGCCGCCCCGCCCGCGCTTCGGCGTGCAGAAACTCTTCAAAGGCGCTGAGCAACTGCGCCTTGTCCATATGGTCTGTGTTGATATCGAAATGGTTGGCAGCAACGCGCACAATATCTTCGCTGTCCAGCTTCGTGGTCACGATATTGGCGGCGGTCAGACGCGCCTTGTCGATTGTCGCCATCAGATGGCTGACCAACGTGGTCTTGCCCGCGCCGACGTCTCCGGTGATGACGATGAAGCCTTCACCCTGT comes from Sphingorhabdus sp. YGSMI21 and encodes:
- a CDS encoding XrtA system polysaccharide deacetylase; the encoded protein is MSMRDARPEPFARARKADALLNAMSVDIEDWFQVGAFETVIDRADWDQLEHRVEHNTNEVLALFEEAGIKATFFILGWVAERYPALMRRIADAGHEIANHGYDHARVFTLSPEQFRTDLDRSRKIIEDTSGQQVIGYRAPSFSIDQRTPWAHKILAEEGYAYSSSVAPIRHDHYGWAGSPRFAWKPVEQSDFIELPVTTVKLGNRTFAAGGGGFFRLLPYALYERSIRKMQRDDGHGAIFYFHPWEIDPDQPRVANAPLRSRLRHYTNLSGMRAKLQQAGQDFRWGRVDELAALEAGLM
- a CDS encoding XrtA/PEP-CTERM system-associated ATPase, with product MYDTFYGLNGRPFQLTPDPHFYFESLTHRKALSYLGYGLAQGEGFIVITGDVGAGKTTLVSHLMATIDKARLTAANIVTTKLDSEDIVRVAANHFDINTDHMDKAQLLSAFEEFLHAEARAGRRCLLIVDESQNLPAGALEELRMLSNFQLGGQALLQIFLLGQPEFRDMLQNSNQLEQLRQRVIAHHHLEPMDAEEIEPYVTHRLSKSGWSGRPKITSSVFRLLYSETDGVPRKINALMSRILLMGAIEHAEMIDQPMVERVIADLNGEDVEIAAPPTATAEPKNPLWEKPKKAQTASTDAPVSAPAPVPAPEPASATEHEVVNLRPPQAPTESAAQAAGTRIASQAKPAESAVAPAASDKAMAQQIDIMAKRLSRMETRMNDQEENLHRVLTLLVQWVESDVRSKESYVNAGRAA